Proteins from a single region of Spirochaetota bacterium:
- a CDS encoding radical SAM protein, whose product MYKILLISTPVPEPMKWFYNTNFALIQHYIQALIKKNIINKKLFNIITLNENILGRLNNEGIINLIKKYTPDIILFSCYLWNIERFLYISKKVKEMFGKNIFTISGGPEIRKENNFLYKNFLEGYKFDLYFDSDYLFDLPLFFNNIDSIIKKFILNKDPLEPIFFSKIKISLFYKSINVENIENVNKKLFKFEKYFINEIFKILSEKNFNSKIVFCEIERGCFQKCDFCQYAKNIYKQTSIDENIFLNYIYNIIKNNKKLKEIYFLAPTLNYNKNLFYTLLNYFINLNNSFILENTNNNFLENNNRKSKSYRKIKLFGEFNPYIFNEEDIKLLSDANFKEIEIGVQSLNFNIKNKNLIFNKEEKLKSLFLSLKKYKIKPIIDFIIGLPEDNYNSWVSTISYLENNNMLRNSNFYHLLVLPGTKIREKFEKSGFKYLDEPPYYAIETSNYNFDDIKKFYSYLEFEKDISYFEPFEFNKNFPFLKVNITKINQIESFFYNLQNISYISFTILFEISMPFNLNFFNSFINKLYKIIIKKKECFIKIFFYFNYNYDFSINTFLNKKSKKNENIENTNINQELKNSDLENIYKILIEFKKNLFGYKNYFDKFHECINYNSDEIFSKNITILSTLNFIDHFIKIFYLDFNTTLFIENFLNINNKLQKAKEIYKEYGFFSYVDNDMLKSSSKNKELKKLINNIGFIKIL is encoded by the coding sequence ATGTATAAAATTCTTCTCATATCAACTCCTGTCCCTGAACCAATGAAATGGTTTTATAACACAAACTTTGCACTAATTCAGCACTATATTCAAGCTTTAATAAAGAAAAATATTATTAATAAAAAATTGTTCAACATTATTACTTTAAATGAAAATATTCTTGGAAGACTCAATAATGAAGGAATTATAAATTTAATCAAAAAATACACTCCAGATATTATTTTATTTTCTTGCTACCTTTGGAATATTGAAAGGTTTTTATATATATCAAAAAAAGTTAAAGAAATGTTTGGAAAAAATATCTTTACCATTTCAGGTGGACCAGAAATTAGAAAAGAAAATAATTTTTTATATAAAAACTTTTTAGAAGGATATAAATTTGATTTATATTTTGACTCTGACTATTTATTTGATCTACCACTATTTTTTAATAATATTGATTCAATAATAAAAAAATTTATTTTAAATAAAGACCCTCTAGAACCAATTTTTTTTTCAAAAATAAAGATATCTCTGTTTTATAAATCAATCAATGTTGAAAATATCGAAAATGTAAATAAAAAATTATTCAAATTTGAAAAATATTTTATCAATGAGATTTTCAAGATATTATCAGAAAAAAATTTTAATTCTAAGATAGTTTTTTGTGAAATAGAAAGGGGATGTTTTCAAAAATGCGATTTCTGTCAATATGCTAAGAATATCTATAAGCAAACTTCAATTGATGAAAATATATTTTTGAATTATATTTATAACATTATAAAAAATAATAAAAAATTAAAAGAAATCTACTTCTTAGCTCCAACTCTAAATTATAACAAAAATCTTTTTTATACATTACTAAATTATTTTATTAATCTCAATAATTCTTTTATTTTAGAAAACACTAACAATAATTTCTTAGAAAATAATAATAGAAAAAGCAAATCATATAGAAAAATTAAGCTTTTTGGTGAATTTAATCCATATATATTTAATGAAGAAGATATAAAGCTCTTATCAGACGCAAATTTTAAAGAAATTGAGATTGGAGTTCAATCTTTAAACTTTAATATAAAAAATAAAAATTTAATTTTTAATAAAGAAGAAAAATTAAAAAGTTTATTCTTATCATTAAAAAAATATAAAATCAAACCAATTATTGACTTCATCATAGGATTACCTGAAGATAATTACAATTCTTGGGTATCTACTATATCATATCTTGAAAATAATAATATGTTAAGAAATTCAAACTTTTATCATCTCCTTGTTTTACCAGGAACAAAAATTAGAGAAAAATTTGAAAAAAGTGGATTTAAATATTTAGATGAACCTCCATACTACGCAATAGAAACTTCAAATTATAATTTCGATGATATAAAAAAATTTTATTCTTATCTTGAATTTGAAAAAGATATATCATATTTTGAACCTTTTGAGTTTAATAAAAATTTTCCTTTTTTAAAAGTTAATATTACTAAAATAAATCAAATAGAATCTTTTTTTTATAATTTACAAAATATTAGTTACATTTCTTTCACTATTTTATTTGAAATTTCAATGCCTTTTAATTTAAATTTTTTTAATTCTTTTATCAATAAACTATATAAAATAATTATAAAAAAAAAAGAATGTTTTATAAAAATTTTTTTTTACTTTAATTATAATTATGATTTTTCAATTAATACTTTCCTAAATAAAAAAAGCAAAAAAAATGAAAATATTGAAAATACAAATATTAATCAAGAATTAAAAAATTCTGATTTGGAAAATATATACAAAATATTAATTGAATTTAAAAAAAATCTTTTTGGATATAAAAATTATTTTGATAAATTTCATGAATGTATAAATTACAATTCAGATGAAATCTTTTCAAAAAATATAACAATTTTAAGTACCTTAAACTTTATAGATCATTTTATAAAAATATTTTATCTAGATTTTAATACTACACTTTTTATAGAAAACTTTCTAAATATTAATAATAAGCTACAAAAAGCAAAAGAAATATACAAAGAATACGGATTCTTTTCCTATGTCGATAATGATATGTTAAAATCTTCAAGTAAAAATAAAGAGTTAAAAAAACTAATAAATAATATTGGTTTTATTAAAATTTTATAA